Genomic DNA from Luteitalea sp.:
GGCGGCCTGAACGTGTCGCTGGCCGGTCAGACGTGGGAGGGTGAGGGTCTCGACGTCGAGACGACCAACGGTGGGGTCACGCTGGCCATTCCGGAGGCGTACAACGCGCGGCTGGAAACGCGCACGGTCAACCGCGGCTTCCACACCGATTTCCCGCTCACCGTCCAGGGTGAGCTCAACACGCGACATGGTCTGACGACGACGCTCGGTACTGGTGGTGCACCTGTGCGTGTTCGAACCACCAACGGCGGCGTCAGGATCAAGCAGCGCTGAGCCATGATCGGCGGGGCTGCCCTCGACTCCGCTCGGGCCAAGAAAGCCCCGCCCTACCGCCGTTCTCTTGTCACGTTCATGGGAGGGCGGCCCTTCAGGGCCGCCGTGATTCGTGACGTGCGCGATTACGCCGACCGCAACGCGGCGATCGGGTCGGTTCTCGACGCACGGTGAGCCGGGAGCGATCCCGCGAGCCCCGCGATGAGCGTCAGCGTGGCCACCGTCACTGCCAAGGTGAGCGGGTCGGCCGGCGTGATGCCAAAGAGCAGAGAGCTCATGAGTCTGGCGAGCGCGATCGATCCTGCGAGCCCGAGCAGAACGCCCACGGAAGCCAACACGAGCGTGTTGGTAATCACCTGCCTGCGCACGTTGCCGGGCGACGCGCCCAACGCCATGCGGATGCCAATTTCCTGGGTCCGTTGCGTGACGGCATAGGAGATGACACCGTAAATGCCCAGGGACGCGAGCAACGCCGCCATGAGCGCGAATGCGCCAATCACATAGACGACGAAGCGGCGGGGCGATACGGCCCGGTCGACGATCTGGCCGAGCGTTTGAACATCGTCGGTGGGCAGCGCCGGATCGGCCTTCCGCAGGATCGAACGAACCGTGGCGGCAAGCCTCTCGACCGGCAGCGTCGTCCGAATGACGACATCGATAGCTCCCCAATCCTCTTGCTGCCTGACGTGCATGTACATCTCAGGGGATGCCTCTTCCTCGAGCGAGCTGTGTCGAACGTCGCGGACGATGCCCACAACGCGCCATTCTTCTTCGTCCCCTAAGATCGCGAGCTGACCGATTGGGTCCCTGCCCGGCCACAGCCGGCGCGCCGCCGTCTCGTTCACGATGATGACCTTCGCATTGTCGGTCGTATCGTCCTCGCTGAAATCGCGGCCGGCGACGAGCGGAATACCCATCGTCTCGATGTAGCCGCTGTCGACCATGCGGGGGAAGGCATTGGGATATTCACCCCTGGCATAGACGGCACCCTTCGCGGCAATCCCCCAAGAGCGGTTGCGCCCCAACGGCAGCGTGTCGCTCATGCCGACCGACTCCACCCCGGGCACGGCTCGAATCTCGTTCAGCAATCGCTCGTAGAACACCACGCGATCTGGATGCTTCGGGTACCTGTCACCAGCGTCGACGCGCCAGGCGATGGCATGCTCCGGTCGAAATCCCAGGTCGACCTCCAAGAGCGTCAGAAAGCTCCGCAGCAGCAATCCAGCGCCCACGAGCAGCATGCAGGCGAGCGCGACCTCGGAGACCACCAGCGCGCCGCGAATCCAGGTGCGCCGCTTGCCGCCGGTCGAGCCGCGGTTCGCGTCTCTCAACGCGTCGTGCTCGCCGCCGCCCGATATCTGCAAGGCGGGCACGCTGCCAAACAGGAGGCCCGTCGCGACCGCCACGATCACAGTGAAGACGAGCGCTGTGACATTTACTTCAGCCGCGCGAAGTAGTGGAATGCTGACAGCCGTTGTCGCCGAGACGACGCGCGTGACGGCGAGGGCGACGAGCACGCCGAGCAGCGCGCCGCATCCAGACAAGACGAGGCTCTCGG
This window encodes:
- a CDS encoding FtsX-like permease family protein; the protein is MRRLAASLAATFGRTRLDREFDEELAAHLALLVEENRRRGMEPDEARRRAMIALGGVGPTRELHRDTRGLPLWDTLAQDVRYAFRTLGRERGFFAAAVLIIGLGIGATTAIFSVLDAVLLRPLPFREPERLARVANAATGGLSAVTSRSANLRDWRRRNESFEDLAGYFAFFDYGSYNLVGRGAPERLVGVGVTENFLDLLGVAPELGRNFVHEECVWNGPPAALLTHGLWERRFSSDRAIVGKAITLNGKATVVVGVLPRSFDFASVFSPGSRIDLLTPFPIADETDRWGNTLAVIGRLKPGVTTESAQAELDLINQRLQEADPGRWGLGAVVSPLREHIAGQFRPALIVLGGAVGLVLLIVCANLSNLLLARAASRRKEIAVRSALGAHRGRLVRQTLTESLVLSGCGALLGVLVALAVTRVVSATTAVSIPLLRAAEVNVTALVFTVIVAVATGLLFGSVPALQISGGGEHDALRDANRGSTGGKRRTWIRGALVVSEVALACMLLVGAGLLLRSFLTLLEVDLGFRPEHAIAWRVDAGDRYPKHPDRVVFYERLLNEIRAVPGVESVGMSDTLPLGRNRSWGIAAKGAVYARGEYPNAFPRMVDSGYIETMGIPLVAGRDFSEDDTTDNAKVIIVNETAARRLWPGRDPIGQLAILGDEEEWRVVGIVRDVRHSSLEEEASPEMYMHVRQQEDWGAIDVVIRTTLPVERLAATVRSILRKADPALPTDDVQTLGQIVDRAVSPRRFVVYVIGAFALMAALLASLGIYGVISYAVTQRTQEIGIRMALGASPGNVRRQVITNTLVLASVGVLLGLAGSIALARLMSSLLFGITPADPLTLAVTVATLTLIAGLAGSLPAHRASRTDPIAALRSA